From Strix aluco isolate bStrAlu1 chromosome 5, bStrAlu1.hap1, whole genome shotgun sequence:
TGAAAAGTCCAGTTCTGGCTCACTGCTGCAACAAACTGGACTGGCTTCATTTTCCTGCGATCGTGAACAAAAAATATCAGCTTGAGGTAGACAAGCTGTGTGGCTAGGAGGATAAGGGCAAGAAGAAGCATAAATCCCAAGGAATCATTAGCCCTGAAGGAACGATGCTGGAAAGTGCATTGGTCTTCCTCCCTAATGAACGAGTAGGTGCCCACATCTAAAACTGGGGGGAAAGCCATGGCTACAGAGAGGGTCCACACCATACAGATAACGGCCAAACAAGTCCAGAAGGTCAGCCTTTTCGTATAAAAACGGTGGTGGGCAATAGCTAAGTATCTGGTGACGCTTATGCAGAATAACATGAAAGCAGTGTGAAAGCAggacaaaacccccaaaaaggcAATCACTTTGCAAGTAAGAGTCCCATACGTCCAAGTAGAGCCATTTTTTACAGAGGTGAAAACAAATGGGAAACAAATTGCAGATCTGAGGATATCTGAGCAGCAAAGATCCAACAGGAAGTAGTAAGGAGCTCTATGCAAGGTCTTATCTTTGACTAGCAAAATGGAGATCAGAAGGTTACCCACCACACTGACTCCTATTATGAAACCCAGTGAAGTCAGTTTCAGAAAAGCTGTTAAAGGAGAGAGATTTTGTAAAATGTTGTCAGCTGCATGGCTGTAGTTCGCCATAGATGGATGGATGATATGTATATTGCCTCAGTCAAGTCTCATGATCTATATataagaacaaggaaaaaatagaTCCATACATCTTACTGAAAATGTAATCCACAAACAGAACTGATCTTGTGTCTAGTCATACAGTACATCCTCTTCTTTCTGATTTGTCATGCCatcaaaatatctgaaaaaaaatcgaGCTATCAGTTCTTAAGTTAACAAGAAATGATGTCAGAAAGtgctaacaaagatgttaatttATGGAGAACCAAATGAAGTTGTAAATTTGAGTActattgtttgtttttaaaaatcatgaggctttttttttatacttactgTTTAGCATGATCGATTATTGGCATTTCACAATTTGGCTTGTTACAGTTTCAGAACTGACCGGTGCCTCTTATATTTGGTAGCATATATAATTTTACAGTTAAAGCCTCAGAGATTTTACGAATCAAAAGATTCCCAGTTTGCAAGCCCAAGAGCTAATCACtgacatcttttttaaaaatccccaaagactgctGATATTTTGACATTACCTACATTTATTTTATGGCTACAGTATTTGTCAATGTTTGAGAGGCAGCTGCTGTGTTGATACGGATCACACCCAAAGAAACCCTGCAGAATTTATGTTTTTTAACCCAAGTCACCAAAGCACATTAATCACACTGTGTTAGTTCATGCACATTGTAAGAGAAACAGTATTCATTATCCCCCTCCCTTCCACCTATAAACCATAATTTTATCATTTAGGCTTTCAAATAAACAGGTATGCCAGACAGTCAATAGCACTATGCTTTAgggtctcccccccccccccccccttgctttAATGCAAATCTTTAAAGCCTCAAGATAATTCGTAATAAGCAACGGTCAGTGTAAATACTGAGCAAAAGCAGGCAACACACCCAAAATATAATGCCCATCCTTTCGGGAGGGCTGGTTTTGGTTATgcttaaataaacattttttttttttttttttagctaattaGGGCTCTGCAATTCCCGCTATTCCTCCCAGTGAATCGTACCGGAAAACATTTCATGcaataagataaaataaattaaagaactgtctgctgctgctggggtttttctgttggtttgttctttttttttttttctccctccagagCCAGGGACAGGAGCCACAGCAGGCATGATCAGGCTCCTTCGTTATTCACACGAAGTGTTTCCTATGCCACCTCGGGTGTACAAAGGATATTCCCACTGAATCCCAGCAAAATCCTTCCATTCTTACCGTCCACAAAAGAGCCTGATTGCTGCTGTGTAAACAGAGGCTGATCAGATCATGGCATCGTTTTAAAACCATGAAATcaggctccccctcccccctcccgccagccccgccgctTCCCCTCCTCTGTGGAGC
This genomic window contains:
- the GPR85 gene encoding putative G-protein coupled receptor 85 codes for the protein MANYSHAADNILQNLSPLTAFLKLTSLGFIIGVSVVGNLLISILLVKDKTLHRAPYYFLLDLCCSDILRSAICFPFVFTSVKNGSTWTYGTLTCKVIAFLGVLSCFHTAFMLFCISVTRYLAIAHHRFYTKRLTFWTCLAVICMVWTLSVAMAFPPVLDVGTYSFIREEDQCTFQHRSFRANDSLGFMLLLALILLATQLVYLKLIFFVHDRRKMKPVQFVAAVSQNWTFHGPGASGQAAANWLAGFGRGPTPPTLLGIRQNANTTGRRRLLVLDEFKMEKRISRMFYIMTFLFLTLWGPYLVACYWRVFARGPVVPGGFLTAAVWMSFAQAGINPFVCIFSNRELRRCFSTTLLYCRKSRLPREPYCVI